atatatttaatcgaatcgaactcgagcCAAACCGATCACATTTtgagtttttgtcaatatttagTGACTTGATTCGAGCTTTCGAGCCAAACTCAAGCCTATCGAACAGTTTATAAGCCGAgtttcgaacttgaaattaaaagtTCGGTCGAATTTGAACTCGAGTCACGAACTTTTTAGTCAAGCTCGAGCCGAGTCTAGCagtgttcgactcggctcggttcgATTACATCCCTCATTACATCATTTTGTAATAtccataataaatttaaatttattgataatattCCATAATTTCATGATATACACattacacatattttaatatttatgtaaaataattttatcaaagAAATTGTtatgttaaataaatttataataatcaataaatcgattggatatgtatatattaaaaattttgggAAACATAAGCCGGTTGTCGTGCATTCAAATTCTGTGGGAACTAGTTTAATGAAGTTTGTTGTGTCTGTTGTCATGGACCGCACGCTCACAGAGTCGGTCAAAACCAAAGCCATGCTTTTGGTAATTAAGAGTGAATGAAGTAGCGGCACTAatacaatactccctccgtctctaaatacttttcctgtttgtattttttacgtttgccaacacacatttttaatcgttaatatctttcatttcgtagtagcattaaatataaaaacttcactgtattaaagtactcgtgaatacgaatctaacaagatcactcatgattatatttagtttttataaattagatataaattagtaatttatattatgttatgaacagtaccgacatcccaaataggaaaagaataaaaaaacggagggagtacttatttATTGTACAGTACGGCGCTGGTTTTTGTCGGGCTTATAAGTTAATTACTTAGCGGGTGTTTATGTACAGCTTAAAAGCCTAGtttctgggtttataagttataaacacTTATTCGTAGCGTTTGTGTGAAAAGTTaggaagcacttataaaaagttatgaATGCTAATTTTTGTTTTAGGACTTCTACCTccttcccaaacactttaatcccttctaagtcttaatttgcttcAAACTTCGACTccgcttttttattttaatcaaaaatcacttattttaagctcactcaGATGGTTCCTTATTCGTATAAAATGTCAAAAGAATATATTTACAAACAAGAAGTTATGAatattaacttttattttatgacTTATACTTTTTCCTAAACAATTTAATCATGTATAAGGTTAACTTGGTTTTAACTTTTACTTcacctttttattttaaaaacaaatcattattttagTCTCACCCGAAAAGTCCCTACGTTTTTCTAAATTTATGAGTCGGTTGTCTATGAGATTTTATTTTCAATCCCCTGCCATTGtctcattttaatatttttatttttatataatttatcatgacAACTAAACATAGCTATCCTTGcaaaaatttaattcaatataaaattaagaatttCTGTGTCCTGTATAAGCGCAATTATTTTCAACCCAACATAAGTTCAGAAAGATGAAGGGAATTGGGTGTTTCTAACTTTTGTATAGTGATCCGTATTCAAAAACACAAGATATTTTGCATGAGAAGTCggattttttcaataaaattagaTTTATGCTTTTCTGACAAGCTCATGTAAATAAGATTTAAGAAGATCGGAAACGAGGTATAAGAAGTTAAGAAAGGAGTTAACAGGTAAAACAATCACTGAACCCATGATCAAAAACGATCACTGAACCCATGATCAACTTATAGCTTGATCATtgaattcaaaaaatttataaacggatcataaaattagatttaacttgcagtcaattattttctatataaatattatttttttattaaaagtttaaaataatttgctAAAGGAGCCCAACTCCATCCCAAGATACAGAATCCACGTCAAAGAGGGGGTTATGATTTATGAACGAAGACAAACGCCATGCGAACTTCCAACTTTACAAACAAGAAACTAAAAAGGCTATCTTCTCGTCATCCTTATTATTGTTGCGTGCACAATAAACTTAAGCACAGCCTAACATGGGGTGAAATATGAAACTGCTAATTTAGAGAAATTCATATAAACCGGGACGTTTTAACTTTTACGTTAACTAAGACTCTCGCCTAGAGTAATATGTTAAGCAAACTCATGTGTACGTCGAATCTTGGGTGGTTTACAGGGTAAGTGGTCAACTCGTTGacaaatgataaaataaaatgagtagtgctaggtgcacataattgtgtacagaaaatttgtacataatgatttggcaagtgatgtggtggattttaattggggtggttggtgtaaatgcaggagACCATCctattaaaatccaccacatgtttttgtatacaattatgtgcaccaagtattttccaaataaaattaaCTTGTAAATACACGCCGACACAAACAAGCTACATAGATGTATTATATCCGTGCATTTCGACAGGCATCTCTGGTGCAAGTTGTTCTTCATCCGattgtaaatatcaaatatgtaAACAAAGTTCGTATAAAATTAACATACATCTATAATTAAACTCTTTACCGTGTTTTCAACCCTATAAgtttctgatttaaaattaatttaacaaattatgttataaataaaactcaTAATAAGCAAACTTTTATCTATTCTATCATTGTATGAAATTATAAAGAACTTCTCTGCATGTTTATAGTAAAATTATACATCATCTTTTTCATGCTCTGTTatgcaatatatattatttataataatataaataataataacatgcgAGTAAAATGTTGTtctaacaaattttatataatctaCCGCTATAACTTGGCCAATGAATTTTAATCTGACACAGTCAAATTACTTAACACAGAAGTTACGTACGTGTGCACAGCATATCCACTTGCTAAGCAGAAACGGAGCAGTACATAATTTTGGTTATAAAAGCCAAAAGTCGCCTTATCTTCTTAGCCAGATGCTACCAAACCAAATACCAGAAAAATGTCTATGATCACTGTATCTAAACATTTAAAGGCTGCATGCAGTTGTCAACTTGACCTCACTGTCTCAACTTCTATCCTTGTCTTCCTTAATGGACAGGAGAACTATTATACgagtaataaattattttttttattattacaatattacATTAGGGTTTGGTCAACTAGCTACAATCTTGACAGGttaataaaattttctaatttcagtccttttttttaaataaacagATACTACACAGTAGAGTCATTCAGAGTGTGGAATGTAGATATACAATTCAAATGAAGAGAAATTATTCATAGTCCATATATCCTTTTTTAcatatttgtttgttttttatacgtaataaaatatataaaaatgataatcttgattatttttatatagtttttccgaatataaatataaaatataaattttcatgaactaaaacaaaaatcaacaaATAGAAATATATTGTTTATAATACCCGacaagaaattaaaaataaatgtaaaaagagACGGAGAGAATAATCAGTCAAAACCAAATAATTTTGATGTTAATGCACAGTATGAGCAACAAAGTAGAGGATGTTTGTGGTCTAGAATCTCCTTGGCCAGTCCTGCATTCAAAATGTGTggattatattaaaaagaaacatACATAAAGCAACTAGCCAAGGTTTCTCAACACTCCACATATTTCTACAAATATATAATCACAACATCTCATATCAATCGATTAGAAAGAATTTATGGgcattatataaacaaataactaGTTTATAACAATTTATTAGGGTTTTGGAATCCCCTTTTGATTGTTGGATCGAGTTCTACACGCGGAAGTGCAGACTGGGCTTTGGGCCCCCAGTTCTCTAAGTTTTGATCGTAAGATCTTAAGATGTCACTCCGTATATCCATCACGCATTCACGCCCCAAAAAATCTCttactatatttttaataacaaattatactttcaaaaaaaaaaataataacaaattataaataattatttttaagtgaaaaGATGACCTCCCAAGAAGAGTGATattagtaatatattaataatactattgtaatatgattttaaactattttaagaaaaatgctAGGTAATTCAAAAaacgtttataattttttttccaaatctaGTTGACAagattcatattaatattttatactctctagGTAGCTCATCTTAGGGGATgagagtttgacacgcattttaatactcCTCGAAAACATAGTTTTGTACCTTATGttttaatctttttttcttctgaataaaaatttgatgttagtatttttatacacaaaaaaaatctcaaaaacaaattacggaactatattttataagaggcttaaaatacgtgtcgaacagtgaaaaaaattataaaaaaatagaggAACTGAGGtagtaataataaaaacatgtaTGAACATCAACGACCTAATTAAAACAGATCTATCTGTTAGCCAAGTTATTTGAGAAAAGAATTTAGAGATATAATTTGAGACACTAGCCCTACTCTTATTTTAATACTATTACTTTATTCAGAAAGAAGTAAAAAGTGATATAATTACCGATGATGCATATGGAtccttaaaatttttgtttggcTCCAGTTAAATACGATTTGGAAAAACAGAGGTGTAGCCGTGTAGGCATGAACATAGCCCACAAGTGCATGAGTGGGAGATTGTCAACTCATGTCGAAATATCATATCGTAACAAGATTGTTGTCACAGTGAAAATTAAGCCAATCTTATCATATATACAGTACTCTCCCACACGGAAGCTAATATCACCTTTAGATGAATATCTCAATATATATCTTCGAAAATTTAAGATACAATTCCTAAATTTCCGAATCTAATTTCACTGCAGGTCAAGTTGAGCTCACTTTTGATCTTAAGTACAGTTACATCGAAACATTACTGTATTTTGTATGATATTTCATGTGCTCTTTCAtgcaaacaaaataaaaactaaaaagttaGATAATTGATAACGAATCTAGTACTAAGGCCGGGATATGTGTCCTCCTTAAAAAACTTTCTGACATCttttcataatttcaaattttacacaattataAAAAGAcccttataaaatttaaaaaatataataaatgttatatgaaaatttgcttggtgttTTTAGAAAATTCCTCCTAAATCCATccttgataaaaaatataatcaatcttTCAATCTTCGGCGTCTGCAAGTAAGAATctatatttcttatatatatagctTGGTAGGTGGTCTCGAATACACGAATAATATTATCatacatttaacaaaaaaaggtgttagattttaaaaattctaGATAATTTTTGGCTCAATAATACTGTAACATCTTGTATATATACATCATAAACTTAAAATTAAGCTGTTAAGCCCTTTTTtcccatatatatattgaaatgcTTGATGCAGTATATTCAGGCTAGCTATACCACCTCAGTCGCTCACCTGGAACAAAGCTGCAGCCTTTAATGGaggtaaaaagtaaaaataagcttcctaattttcaaaatatacttttttcgtATCTTGTTTCTGATAATGATGCGAATTTGCAGAGAATATTGTTATGCATCATCATGCTGTGTTCAACATGGGCCATCCAAGCCAGACCTTTTGATGTAGTTGTGGCAAGAGATGGTTCCGGAAATTTCGACAAAATCTCTGAAGCTGTTGCAGCTGCACCTGATCGAAGCTCGGAGAAATACTACATCAGAATCAAAAGGGGTACCTATGCAGAGCACATTCGCATTGGaactgagaaaacaaaccttgTTTTTGTTGGAGATGGTATGGATGTTACTATCATTACTAACAGCAGGAGTAACCATTCAGGCTATAGTATCTTTGAATCTGCTACAGTAGGCAAGTCTGTTTTCACCTCATAAATTGTTACTCTCCTTGTGGCCGAATTTTATCCATTTCTCCATTTTGATGATCGGAATTTCAAATTTGTTATAGGGTGTCTCAGATATCGTTTTAATTCATCGGGGCCaccattttaagaaaaaaaatattaattttttcttaaagAATTAGCGCCCGGCCATTCtttttaacataaaaaaatatgacgGTATTTtcgtaaatttgaaattatgtccACTAAAGTACAAAAATAGATGAAATTTGGCGGACAGTCTGCATTTTACTCGTTTTGTTATTAATAGTTCGATACTTCTGTTGtaaaaattgatgattaatCCTGATTAGTTACCGATTAGTCCATGTTCCGTAACTTGTCCAACTGATAAAATTTCTGATTATTTCATTAAGCATCCGATAAATCTCCGATTGATCCTTATTCTGTATCTTCATCGATTAAGTCTGATtctcgctttttacaacactgtgtCTGTTTGATACTATCAAGAAGCCTGACGGGCATTATTTAATGTTTGTGTAACTTTGTACTTGTGCACTTGTTAATCAGATGTTGAAGGTGATGGATTTATAGCAAAGGGCATAACATTCATGAACTCTGCTGGACCAAACAATGGCCAAGCAGTCGCAATGAAGAGTAGTTCAAATTTATCAGCATTCTATCAATGCCGATTCAAAGGCTACCAGGACACACTCTTTGTCGACAAAGGCCTCCAATTTTACAGAGACAGTGAAATTTACGGCAACACAGATTTTATATTTGGGAATGCCGCGGCTGTGTTCCAAAACTGTCACATATTTGTCCTGAATCCTACGACGAACCATGCATGTGTGATCACCGCGCAAGGAAGAGTAAGCAACGACGTTTTCACGGGCATTGTAATTCATAAATGCACAATTGTAGCTGCAGATGGTTTCAGAAAGGGGACTAAAACTTACTTGGGCAGGCCATGGTCAAGTTTATCGACTGTCGTTATACTTGAGTCCTTTTTAGATGATTTGATAGACCCCAAGGGGTGGCTTCAGTGGAACAGAGTTGATCCTCAGCATAGTTCATTGTATTATGGGGAATATGGGAATCAAGGCCCTGGAGCTGACACTAGTAGAAGAGTAAAATGGAGAGGAGTAAAAATCTTGGATTTTACTGAGGCTAATAAATTTAGTGTGAGGAATTTTATCAGGGGACAGACTTGGATACCTTTTACCAATATTCCTTTTCTGCCTGATCTTAAGTAGTTAGATGCTGCAGTTGTATCAGCCCATGATAACTATATGTACCAGTGTAAGAACTATATGTTAATCAAGGTGAAATTAGTTTGAAGTATTTTGgtcagtgacttaattttttttgaaattttagctTTTGATTACTCATACGTCACAAGTGACCCATAAAtcggttttatttttattattatatttttaacaactCATGAGTCATTAATAAGTCTAAATTACTCAAGCagatattttaaattctcaactTATCACgttaaattatatcatttttcttttttaaacagCCATATCATTATCACAAGAAATCAAACATTAGAGCCTCCACCACACATAAAGGAGGAAATGTGAACATAACACGACAGAAAGCTAAACAAGGATACCTAGCTAACTCATGAGCTACCCTGTTAAGGTTTCTCCGAACAAAACTAACTGATACATACCTAAGTTGTTGAAGTTTCTGACAGCAGCAATCTATGGCTTCCCCACCTCCAAGTACTTAATAGTAACATTCTAAATGGCCTGAACTGTAAGGTGAGAGTCTGTCTCAATGTAAACCTTCTTGTTTTCCAACTGCTGATCTGAAACCCATGACAAAGGTTCACGGACACCTATCGCCTCAGCCTCAAAAACAGAATCTGGAGCTTGTAAACACAGAGTTTTGCCAGCAACAAACGTTCCATCGTGATCTCTCACGACCATGCCTACTGTAAAAGCCTAGCTCCTCCCCTGGTAACTGGTAAGATAGCGGCGTCCACGTTTATTTTGAAAGAATCCACCAGATAAGCTGTGATAAGACGAAAGACGCTCCATTACCCCCTTCAAGCTTTCATAACAATAACAGATAACTGAACATTGACCCCCTTGTCTGGCATAAATTAAGCATCAGAAGAGAGGCGGTGTTTACCACTGCAACATGCTCAAGCAATTTTCAacaaaacaatatctacgaagaTACCCCCAAAATATctgtttaatcaaataattattccAAACCAActtaaacaaaatcaaaaataataagcaACA
This genomic window from Daucus carota subsp. sativus chromosome 7, DH1 v3.0, whole genome shotgun sequence contains:
- the LOC108195608 gene encoding pectinesterase 2; the protein is MNSAGPNNGQAVAMKSSSNLSAFYQCRFKGYQDTLFVDKGLQFYRDSEIYGNTDFIFGNAAAVFQNCHIFVLNPTTNHACVITAQGRVSNDVFTGIVIHKCTIVAADGFRKGTKTYLGRPWSSLSTVVILESFLDDLIDPKGWLQWNRVDPQHSSLYYGEYGNQGPGADTSRRVKWRGVKILDFTEANKFSVRNFIRGQTWIPFTNIPFLPDLK